In the genome of Segatella copri, one region contains:
- a CDS encoding WG repeat-containing protein — protein MADLKNVQPLNDFDWDAFEKGTFNEDKIEVISEYKQGVAIVKKNNLFGAIMVGGKEIIKPIYKKLSDFDCGYAKASYTIHINGVEKQEERSINMSGQICVMHNENEVYLPEEYDWGMDFDGNLCVVIKNGLYGVIDSNFNTILDCSYTHFDSYINGYATFEGTEKTVMIDTEGRICYCLENIYTDGYKIISSLTDGKFYGLLNEKNNLVLPVKYDNLNRLKCGLLV, from the coding sequence ATGGCAGATTTAAAAAATGTTCAGCCACTTAATGATTTTGATTGGGATGCCTTTGAAAAAGGCACGTTCAATGAAGATAAAATCGAAGTTATTTCCGAATACAAGCAGGGAGTGGCTATTGTAAAGAAAAATAATCTATTTGGTGCTATAATGGTAGGTGGAAAAGAAATCATTAAACCAATATATAAAAAGTTAAGTGATTTCGATTGTGGATATGCAAAAGCATCATATACCATACATATAAATGGAGTAGAAAAACAAGAAGAACGAAGCATTAACATGTCTGGGCAGATATGTGTAATGCATAATGAAAATGAAGTTTATCTCCCTGAAGAATATGATTGGGGTATGGATTTCGATGGTAATCTTTGCGTTGTTATTAAAAATGGCCTATATGGGGTTATTGATTCCAATTTTAACACTATACTAGACTGTAGTTATACCCATTTTGATAGTTATATCAATGGGTATGCAACTTTTGAGGGTACTGAAAAAACTGTAATGATAGATACCGAAGGCCGAATTTGTTATTGTCTAGAAAATATCTACACTGATGGCTATAAAATTATTAGTAGTTTAACCGATGGCAAATTTTATGGGCTGTTAAATGAAAAAAACAATCTTGTACTACCAGTAAAGTACGATAATCTTAATAGGCTAAAATGTGGCTTGTTGGTATAA
- a CDS encoding WG repeat-containing protein: MFFAIKANIGATKNSTLFYDKEFCELETIPYCIDNIRQNKESVLFKVNGLSIECTCEGNLFVLPQFTNGWSQVPICVSRKSIRLDYLKYRHEYLAKGYEKIIDENNKVGIADIEGNIIISPKYDYINFACKDLFVAAIPNQEDNNHLVFGVIDNFDNIKIPFKYGFLLYVVGEVFAFTVDEKYPVNNYNIDKYYHAMLLSKDESYIKDISYGIVTIKNGELTKSNIKKIRFTENNDKWLIVGILSMGKHETYPDLKYGVLGIDGNYLIYPWYSLITFDKDINRFSVSLNRNNPYASKQIIDEKGNLITHDVNGSILLVPSHIAQTCGSFSDDGIAEIVKDGIIGHINRKFEIVSFFNDHYIEIPKQYDFALNFVYGYASVIKNDKYGIIDSNCKEVIPCKYDGIEAISPNYLKFQENNQWGIMDFLLNIIIEPLYANVASCIEEKFVVSLASTKQNGSSTQHSHNYGVIDSHGTILIPHKYHEIEPISHEGNILWIVTSSVGYSQYKKGAFDNRQELVIPIIFDDIVVNDDKLECNVFEKSYNACKTVQYSAKYNFVGQQILLIDKGRKVRVPKEYMLAYSSGLSMLRVMKNEKWGLIHIDNSILVEPQYTYIDKFQYSYAIIGNSDEGCIYSFDDFWHIPNMKYGLIDNMGEIVLPIEYKDISFWDNGYICVYKDGEGYSLLSPTLHQLISGYSLCEKLDNRFIIVDGESNNYCSMKRLIDYLGHEVFDNSKINTDFKEIEIIEDTYFKITFSRGDYGSHIGIANFAGKIIYDNWECNDIVYLRNGYFKVEKLEFIDYDNVLKTYNLVNSVGNEVFEKYYYNIDIKDDTTIFITGRYGNGMADIYGNIIIPPRYANKLKFNNGFSNIYIKGDDKPHIIDRQNNVIVINKNNSKIILPKKYHWGTNFLNGLSIVREFKGYRDFLGVIKEDGTTVLEAKYDYISFLSNNTIFVKEKDCYGLFASDGKCILPTIFTSIDFVGKDRLRVLWNLIFSNDWQGTDKPYTVTEDKFAKQYDLNYTVKNRSAICNYEGKILNDVSLPCVGKFIGKYAITCRTIEFENNKIKLKGIGVIDINGNSILSNDYDYIKLFNTQYARVTKGHIRGIANLEDKSVKFFDNLTIKHAWEIDVYGRMVYTENGKYISSDDDWNSNSKGEYDGNRGVVSNEGILVPHGIYDSIILLENGLIKVANKDNTLYGLLDKNGKEILPVKYTSISSFIRDQAIVSLGGELEGWQRKIRNAKWGIINSNGEFIQECTLDEKPEIKYTYEDSNDDEHVVDAGQLKDILSDYIPQKEPSYYEYYSCGYYDDDGRYSKYGEYNGYDDQTIGEAFEGDPSLTWNID; the protein is encoded by the coding sequence GTGTTTTTTGCCATTAAGGCAAACATTGGTGCAACAAAGAATAGTACTTTATTCTACGATAAAGAATTTTGTGAACTAGAAACTATACCTTATTGCATTGACAATATCAGACAGAATAAAGAATCGGTTTTATTTAAAGTAAATGGATTGTCCATTGAATGCACTTGTGAGGGAAATTTATTTGTTCTCCCACAGTTTACAAACGGATGGTCTCAAGTACCAATTTGTGTTTCTAGAAAGTCAATTCGTTTAGACTATCTTAAATATAGACATGAATACCTGGCAAAAGGTTATGAGAAAATAATAGATGAAAATAACAAAGTGGGAATAGCAGATATTGAAGGAAATATAATCATATCTCCTAAGTATGATTATATTAATTTCGCTTGTAAAGATTTGTTTGTTGCAGCTATTCCTAACCAAGAAGATAACAATCATTTAGTATTTGGTGTAATAGACAATTTCGATAATATTAAAATACCATTTAAATATGGCTTTCTGCTATACGTCGTTGGCGAAGTGTTTGCATTTACAGTGGATGAAAAATACCCTGTAAACAACTATAATATAGATAAATATTATCATGCTATGCTTCTTAGTAAGGACGAATCCTATATAAAAGATATTTCATATGGTATTGTCACTATAAAAAATGGAGAATTAACTAAATCCAATATAAAAAAAATACGTTTCACAGAAAATAACGATAAGTGGCTTATTGTCGGCATATTAAGTATGGGTAAACATGAGACATACCCTGATCTCAAGTATGGCGTATTGGGAATTGACGGAAACTATTTAATCTATCCATGGTATTCTTTAATTACATTTGACAAAGACATTAATCGTTTCTCTGTTTCTTTGAACAGAAATAATCCGTATGCATCAAAACAAATTATTGACGAAAAAGGTAATCTTATAACACATGATGTCAACGGCTCCATATTATTAGTACCTTCTCATATTGCACAAACGTGTGGAAGTTTTTCAGATGATGGTATTGCCGAAATCGTAAAGGATGGAATAATAGGACATATCAATCGTAAATTTGAGATTGTGTCTTTTTTTAATGATCATTATATTGAGATTCCGAAACAATACGATTTTGCACTAAACTTTGTTTATGGCTATGCTTCCGTCATAAAAAATGATAAGTATGGTATTATTGATTCAAACTGTAAAGAGGTTATACCTTGTAAATATGACGGAATAGAAGCAATAAGTCCCAATTATTTAAAGTTTCAAGAGAATAATCAGTGGGGCATTATGGACTTCCTGTTAAATATTATCATAGAACCATTATATGCTAATGTCGCGTCCTGTATTGAAGAAAAGTTTGTTGTTTCATTGGCATCAACAAAGCAGAATGGGTCAAGTACACAGCATTCTCATAATTATGGAGTAATTGATTCTCATGGTACCATTTTAATTCCACATAAATATCACGAAATAGAACCCATATCTCATGAAGGTAATATATTATGGATAGTAACTAGCTCCGTTGGTTATAGTCAATACAAAAAAGGAGCATTTGATAATCGCCAGGAATTGGTTATTCCTATCATTTTTGATGATATTGTAGTCAACGACGATAAACTTGAATGTAACGTATTTGAAAAATCATATAATGCCTGCAAAACTGTACAATATTCTGCAAAATATAATTTTGTAGGTCAACAGATTCTGCTTATAGATAAAGGAAGGAAAGTTAGAGTTCCTAAAGAATATATGCTTGCATATTCTAGTGGACTATCAATGCTTCGAGTCATGAAAAATGAAAAATGGGGATTAATTCACATCGATAATTCCATTTTAGTAGAACCACAATATACGTACATAGACAAATTTCAATATTCTTATGCGATCATTGGTAATTCTGACGAAGGTTGCATATATTCGTTCGATGATTTTTGGCACATACCTAATATGAAATATGGTCTTATAGATAACATGGGAGAAATAGTTTTGCCAATCGAATATAAAGATATAAGTTTTTGGGATAATGGATACATTTGTGTCTATAAAGATGGCGAAGGATATTCCCTTTTATCTCCCACATTACACCAGTTGATATCAGGGTATTCATTATGCGAAAAGTTAGATAACCGTTTTATTATAGTAGATGGAGAATCAAATAATTATTGTTCGATGAAGCGCTTGATAGATTATCTAGGACATGAAGTTTTTGATAATTCCAAAATAAATACCGATTTCAAAGAAATTGAAATAATAGAAGACACATATTTTAAAATAACATTTAGTCGTGGCGATTACGGATCTCATATTGGAATTGCAAATTTTGCGGGTAAAATAATTTATGATAACTGGGAATGCAATGACATCGTATACCTTAGGAACGGGTATTTTAAGGTTGAGAAATTGGAATTTATTGATTATGACAATGTACTTAAAACATATAATTTGGTAAATTCTGTTGGTAATGAAGTTTTTGAAAAGTACTATTACAATATTGATATTAAAGATGATACAACAATCTTTATAACGGGACGTTATGGAAACGGTATGGCAGACATATATGGAAATATTATTATTCCTCCTAGATATGCAAATAAATTGAAGTTCAATAACGGTTTTTCTAACATCTACATAAAGGGAGACGACAAGCCACATATAATTGACCGGCAGAATAATGTCATAGTAATCAATAAGAACAATAGTAAAATAATTTTGCCGAAGAAGTATCATTGGGGAACAAATTTCTTAAATGGGTTAAGCATTGTTAGAGAATTTAAAGGGTATAGAGATTTTCTCGGAGTAATTAAAGAAGATGGTACCACAGTGTTGGAAGCAAAATATGATTATATATCTTTCTTATCAAACAATACTATTTTTGTTAAAGAAAAAGATTGCTATGGACTATTCGCATCAGATGGTAAATGCATCTTACCGACAATATTTACTAGTATAGATTTTGTGGGAAAGGATAGGCTTCGGGTTTTATGGAATTTAATTTTTTCAAATGATTGGCAAGGTACAGACAAGCCATATACGGTGACTGAGGATAAATTTGCTAAACAATATGATCTGAATTATACGGTTAAAAATAGGTCAGCAATATGTAATTATGAAGGTAAGATTCTTAATGACGTATCATTGCCTTGCGTAGGAAAATTTATTGGAAAATACGCTATAACATGTAGAACCATAGAGTTCGAAAATAATAAAATAAAACTAAAGGGTATAGGAGTTATAGATATAAATGGTAATAGTATATTGTCCAATGACTATGATTATATTAAATTATTCAACACCCAATATGCGCGTGTAACTAAAGGTCATATACGTGGAATTGCCAATTTAGAAGATAAAAGCGTTAAGTTTTTCGATAATCTCACTATCAAACATGCTTGGGAAATAGATGTATACGGTAGAATGGTTTATACGGAAAATGGGAAATATATTTCATCCGATGATGATTGGAATTCCAACTCTAAGGGGGAATATGATGGTAACCGAGGAGTTGTTTCTAATGAAGGTATACTAGTTCCTCATGGGATTTATGATTCCATTATATTACTAGAAAATGGATTGATAAAAGTTGCAAATAAGGACAACACGCTTTATGGGTTATTAGATAAAAATGGCAAAGAAATACTTCCTGTCAAATATACTTCCATATCCTCCTTTATTAGGGACCAAGCCATTGTTAGCTTAGGTGGAGAATTAGAAGGTTGGCAGCGAAAAATTCGTAATGCCAAATGGGGTATTATAAATTCAAATGGTGAGTTCATCCAAGAATGTACACTTGATGAGAAACCTGAAATTAAATATACTTATGAAGATTCGAATGATGACGAACATGTAGTAGATGCAGGGCAGCTCAAAGATATACTAAGCGACTATATACCCCAAAAAGAACCTAGTTATTATGAATATTACAGTTGTGGGTATTATGACGATGATGGCCGATATAGCAAGTACGGAGAATACAATGGCTATGATGACCAAACGATTGGCGAAGCATTTGAAGGTGACCCCAGCCTAACGTGGAACATAGATTAA
- a CDS encoding DUF1810 domain-containing protein: protein MGCPKVQQPHYDLLRFLDAQKFAYAQALRELKTDRKQSHWIWYIFPQQKGLGHSYNSKYYGLDGEGEARAFVEHEILGDRLRECCKALLLHKDKDIKYIMGSGIDVLKLKTSMCLFNKVSPNDVFEEVLDAFF from the coding sequence ATCGGATGCCCTAAGGTTCAGCAGCCACACTATGATCTCTTACGTTTCCTGGATGCTCAGAAGTTTGCTTATGCCCAGGCTTTGAGAGAACTGAAGACAGACCGAAAGCAAAGCCATTGGATATGGTATATCTTCCCGCAACAGAAGGGACTCGGACATAGTTACAATTCAAAATACTATGGCTTGGATGGCGAGGGTGAAGCCAGAGCCTTTGTTGAACATGAAATTCTGGGTGATAGACTCCGTGAATGCTGCAAGGCGCTCTTGCTTCACAAGGATAAGGACATCAAATATATCATGGGAAGCGGAATTGACGTGCTGAAGCTCAAAACTTCTATGTGTCTCTTCAATAAAGTGAGTCCTAATGATGTATTTGAGGAAGTATTGGATGCTTTCTTTTAA
- a CDS encoding glycoside hydrolase family 25 protein, with protein MKKGLKYTLISLGSLVVLAGVGLGIMYVVSPYKVKRWLGIASSYSDVFVDRLKGQPYTRGGYDGIDVSKHNGVIKWEEIAKNKRIKFVYIRATHGKGYMDRHYRRNIRLARKYGLKVGSYHLMSAGSSVTAQFLDFQKMVKKGEQDLIPVLDVEEKGIQGRWKGRQLQDSIQVFADLVKKHYGKYPIIYSNESFYNKEMGAKFNRYYLFIANYNSRQPSIDGRGKCNIWQYSETGHLHGIGERVDLSRFMNGTTIKDLML; from the coding sequence ATGAAGAAAGGATTGAAATATACTTTGATTTCCTTAGGCAGCCTGGTCGTTTTGGCTGGTGTTGGCCTGGGGATTATGTATGTGGTGTCACCATATAAGGTGAAGCGGTGGTTGGGCATCGCTTCATCTTATTCTGATGTGTTCGTTGATAGATTGAAAGGGCAACCTTATACTCGTGGCGGGTATGACGGCATTGATGTATCGAAACACAATGGAGTTATCAAGTGGGAGGAAATAGCGAAGAATAAGCGAATCAAGTTCGTTTATATCAGAGCTACACATGGTAAAGGATATATGGATCGACATTATCGCCGAAATATCAGACTGGCTCGTAAATATGGGTTGAAGGTGGGATCTTATCATCTGATGTCTGCCGGCTCTTCAGTAACTGCTCAGTTCCTGGATTTCCAAAAGATGGTGAAGAAGGGCGAGCAGGACTTGATTCCTGTATTGGATGTGGAGGAGAAAGGCATCCAGGGAAGATGGAAGGGACGACAGCTGCAGGATAGCATACAGGTGTTTGCTGACTTGGTGAAGAAACACTATGGCAAGTATCCTATCATCTATAGCAACGAGAGCTTCTATAATAAGGAGATGGGGGCGAAGTTCAATCGTTATTATCTCTTCATCGCCAATTATAACTCCCGACAACCCTCTATCGACGGCAGAGGAAAGTGTAATATCTGGCAATATTCCGAAACCGGACATTTGCATGGTATTGGAGAAAGGGTGGATTTAAGCAGATTCATGAATGGTACAACCATCAAGGATTTGATGTTGTAA
- a CDS encoding IS4 family transposase codes for MFQDKYVFAQLTAFLNRTQFNNYVRKYDGNRYVKHFTCWNQLLAMMFGQLSNRESLRDLIVALEAHRAKQYHLRLGRNTIVKATLAYANQTRDYRIFEDFAFYMMKEACKKRETNILNIPGKKYAFDSTTIPLCLATFPWAKFRSKKGGVKAHVLYDVEAQVPAFYTVTTASKHDSTAMSSITYEPNSYYIFDRAYDTFKELYKIHLTGSYYVVRAKTNLKYKMVKWKRRMPKNVLTDAEVKLTGYLSEKKYPESFRFIRYYDEEDDREFTFLTNAKHLSALDVANLYKKRWLVELFFKWLKQHLKIKRFWGTTKNAVRIQISVSIITYCLVAIVHHDMQLKRSTYEVLQILSISLTDKTRLRDLFDKTIFNDVKELDYPLFKGLFD; via the coding sequence ATGTTTCAAGACAAATATGTTTTCGCTCAACTTACTGCATTTCTGAATAGAACTCAGTTCAACAACTACGTACGCAAGTATGATGGCAACCGATACGTGAAACACTTCACTTGCTGGAACCAGCTTCTTGCAATGATGTTTGGGCAACTGAGCAATCGTGAGAGTTTACGTGACTTGATAGTTGCGTTGGAAGCTCATCGAGCTAAGCAATATCATCTGCGGCTTGGACGTAATACTATCGTAAAAGCAACTCTTGCTTATGCCAATCAGACTCGTGATTACAGGATTTTCGAAGACTTTGCATTCTATATGATGAAGGAAGCTTGCAAAAAGCGAGAAACCAACATTTTGAATATACCAGGAAAGAAGTATGCTTTTGATTCGACAACTATTCCGTTGTGTCTTGCAACTTTTCCATGGGCAAAGTTCAGAAGTAAGAAAGGAGGAGTCAAAGCACATGTCTTATATGACGTAGAAGCACAAGTTCCAGCTTTCTATACTGTGACCACAGCATCAAAGCATGATTCTACAGCAATGTCTTCAATTACGTATGAACCAAATAGTTACTACATTTTCGATAGGGCTTATGATACTTTCAAGGAACTTTATAAGATTCATCTTACAGGTTCCTACTATGTAGTCAGAGCCAAAACGAACTTGAAGTACAAAATGGTAAAATGGAAGCGAAGAATGCCAAAGAATGTACTAACTGATGCAGAAGTAAAACTAACAGGATATCTTTCCGAAAAGAAGTATCCTGAATCATTCAGATTCATTCGATACTACGATGAAGAAGATGATCGTGAGTTTACTTTTCTGACGAATGCAAAGCATCTTTCTGCGTTGGATGTCGCGAATCTATATAAAAAAAGATGGTTGGTTGAACTATTTTTCAAATGGCTAAAGCAGCATCTTAAGATAAAGAGATTCTGGGGCACAACGAAGAATGCTGTACGCATACAGATTAGTGTTTCCATTATCACTTATTGTCTCGTGGCTATTGTGCACCATGATATGCAATTGAAACGCTCGACATATGAAGTTTTGCAGATTCTAAGCATTTCATTGACGGACAAAACCCGTCTAAGAGATCTATTTGATAAGACTATTTTCAACGATGTCAAAGAACTCGATTATCCCCTTTTTAAGGGACTATTTGATTAA
- a CDS encoding tyrosine-type recombinase/integrase translates to MARNKKTSMTLFQFMNLLIALLMKNGQYRTMQHYKATLNSIKRYLDNKDIALNEIDAEVMRSYEAYLHHTAKVCRNTSSFYLRILRATYNKAVVKGLTPQQHPFKEVYTGIAPTRKRAIPTESVSQIKSLQSVKDLSSKEEMARDTFMMSFYLRGISFIDLAHLRKSDLRDGFLHYTRSKTGQRLTIRWEKDMKNLLEKYQAQTASSPYLFPFLVDDGNKNQDKTIDKKKEEVRLYHNAEARISYHLRKVGAKIGINGKLTLYVARHSWATTARGKNIPISVISEALGHHSETTTQIYLNSVKSSEVDDANAKILAAL, encoded by the coding sequence ATGGCAAGAAACAAGAAAACATCAATGACACTATTCCAGTTCATGAACCTCCTCATCGCCCTGTTGATGAAGAACGGTCAATACCGCACCATGCAGCATTACAAGGCAACGCTCAACAGTATTAAGAGATACCTTGACAACAAGGACATCGCCCTGAATGAGATAGATGCAGAAGTGATGCGCTCGTATGAAGCGTACCTGCACCATACGGCAAAGGTATGCCGCAACACCAGTTCCTTCTATCTCCGAATACTCCGTGCCACCTATAACAAGGCAGTGGTAAAAGGGCTTACTCCACAGCAGCATCCCTTCAAGGAAGTCTATACCGGTATCGCTCCAACCCGTAAACGGGCTATTCCTACAGAATCCGTCAGCCAAATCAAGAGTCTGCAATCGGTCAAGGATCTCTCTTCTAAGGAAGAGATGGCAAGAGATACATTCATGATGAGCTTCTATCTGCGTGGTATCTCTTTCATCGACCTGGCTCACCTCCGTAAATCCGACCTCAGAGATGGTTTTCTCCATTACACAAGAAGCAAGACAGGCCAGCGTCTCACCATCCGATGGGAGAAGGATATGAAGAACCTGTTGGAAAAGTACCAGGCGCAGACAGCCTCTTCACCTTATCTCTTTCCTTTCCTGGTTGATGATGGAAACAAAAATCAGGATAAAACTATTGACAAAAAGAAGGAAGAGGTGCGCCTGTATCACAATGCGGAAGCCCGTATCTCCTATCACCTCAGAAAGGTAGGAGCCAAGATAGGTATCAATGGCAAGCTCACCCTCTATGTTGCCCGCCATTCCTGGGCAACGACGGCAAGAGGCAAGAATATACCAATCTCCGTCATCAGTGAGGCATTGGGACATCATTCCGAAACCACTACACAGATCTATCTCAATTCCGTCAAAAGCTCAGAAGTGGATGATGCCAACGCTAAAATACTGGCTGCCCTATAA
- a CDS encoding ABC transporter ATP-binding protein: METLNKEFWEKRDAAMKRFMASKERKRKRMAELEQMLRQDYLARTGEEPKFVNVW, from the coding sequence ATGGAAACATTGAATAAAGAATTTTGGGAGAAGCGTGATGCTGCGATGAAAAGATTCATGGCATCAAAGGAAAGAAAAAGAAAGCGTATGGCTGAGTTAGAGCAGATGCTCCGTCAGGATTATTTGGCTCGCACAGGAGAAGAGCCAAAGTTTGTAAATGTTTGGTGA
- a CDS encoding type II toxin-antitoxin system VapC family toxin, with protein sequence MRVFIDTNILIDFVVNREGFSEDADKLFALGITGDIKLMTSALSYVTTMYIAHKYEYQDVKETLLAVSNFVDVLDLQGNTVIEMLSSDWKDYEDATQNATALRAEGDCIVTRNKKDFTNSSLPVYTPAELLNILNQ encoded by the coding sequence ATGAGAGTTTTTATAGATACGAATATCTTAATAGATTTCGTTGTAAATCGGGAGGGCTTTTCTGAAGATGCAGATAAACTCTTTGCCCTTGGAATAACAGGAGACATAAAGTTGATGACATCAGCTTTGTCTTATGTTACAACCATGTATATAGCACACAAGTATGAGTATCAAGATGTAAAAGAAACTCTTCTGGCGGTGTCGAATTTTGTAGATGTTTTGGACTTGCAAGGCAATACGGTAATTGAAATGCTCTCTTCTGATTGGAAGGATTATGAAGATGCAACTCAAAATGCCACAGCTTTGCGAGCTGAGGGAGATTGTATTGTAACTCGTAACAAGAAGGATTTTACGAATTCTTCTTTACCTGTTTATACTCCTGCTGAGTTATTGAATATTTTAAACCAATAA
- the tnpB gene encoding IS66 family insertion sequence element accessory protein TnpB (TnpB, as the term is used for proteins encoded by IS66 family insertion elements, is considered an accessory protein, since TnpC, encoded by a neighboring gene, is a DDE family transposase.) gives MLNFTSRTTYYLSSTPTDMRNGREGLAGIIREKMQHDPYSYDEAFIFYSKDYRKVKILHYDINGFVLYQKWFDDGKFLKPRFLEAARCHKINRETLILLLSTSVQTEIIL, from the coding sequence ATGCTGAACTTCACTTCTCGAACAACTTATTATTTGAGTTCCACACCCACTGATATGCGCAATGGTCGTGAGGGGTTGGCAGGAATCATCCGTGAAAAAATGCAGCATGATCCTTATAGTTATGATGAAGCCTTCATCTTCTATTCCAAGGATTACCGCAAGGTTAAAATATTACATTATGATATCAATGGTTTTGTCTTATACCAGAAGTGGTTTGATGATGGTAAGTTTCTCAAGCCTCGCTTCTTGGAGGCAGCTCGCTGTCATAAGATAAACCGTGAGACATTGATACTGTTGCTATCAACATCTGTACAAACGGAAATCATATTATGA